The Agromyces hippuratus genome has a window encoding:
- a CDS encoding AAA family ATPase: MTMTPEEAARFAATLDRLVGAVEEVLLGKNRVIRLAFTALLSEGHLLLDDVPGTGKTSLARAMAQSIDGSSNRVQFTPDLLPGDITGVTVYDQRSGVFEFHPGPVFANIVLADEINRASPKTQSALLEVMEEGQVTVDGQTHPVGHPFMVIATQNPVEQAGTYRLPEAQLDRFLMRTSIGYPDHASTIRILEGADQRAHEHRVGSQLAAAEVVEMAAVARTVYVDPTIHDYVSRIVDATRTAREVRLGVSVRGALALIRAAKTHAAGRGRHYVVPDDVKALAEPVLAHRLILDPEAEFDGVTASNMIAQVLIETPPPSTRQAV, encoded by the coding sequence CGACGCTCGATCGACTCGTCGGCGCGGTCGAGGAGGTGCTGCTCGGCAAGAACCGGGTCATCAGGCTCGCCTTCACAGCACTCCTCAGCGAAGGTCATCTGCTGCTCGACGACGTGCCGGGCACGGGCAAGACCTCACTCGCCCGGGCGATGGCCCAGTCGATCGACGGCTCGAGCAATCGCGTGCAGTTCACCCCCGACCTGTTGCCCGGCGACATCACGGGCGTCACGGTGTACGACCAGCGTTCCGGCGTGTTCGAGTTCCACCCCGGCCCGGTGTTCGCGAACATCGTGCTCGCCGACGAGATCAACCGGGCGAGCCCGAAGACGCAGTCGGCGCTCCTCGAGGTCATGGAGGAGGGCCAGGTCACCGTCGACGGGCAGACCCACCCCGTGGGGCATCCGTTCATGGTGATCGCGACGCAGAACCCTGTCGAGCAGGCCGGCACGTACCGGCTCCCCGAGGCGCAGCTCGACCGATTCCTGATGCGCACCTCCATCGGCTACCCCGACCACGCCTCGACCATCCGCATCCTCGAGGGCGCCGACCAGCGCGCTCACGAGCACCGCGTCGGCTCGCAGCTCGCGGCGGCGGAGGTCGTCGAGATGGCCGCGGTCGCACGCACGGTGTACGTCGACCCCACGATCCACGACTACGTCTCGCGAATCGTCGACGCCACGCGCACCGCTCGCGAGGTGCGCCTCGGCGTCAGCGTTCGCGGCGCGCTCGCGTTGATCCGCGCGGCGAAGACCCACGCAGCGGGTCGGGGCCGTCACTACGTGGTGCCCGACGACGTCAAGGCCCTCGCCGAGCCGGTGCTCGCGCACCGGTTGATCCTCGACCCCGAGGCGGAGTTCGACGGCGTCACCGCATCGAACATGATCGCCCAGGTGTTGATCGAGACACCGCCCCCCTCGACCAGGCAAGCCGTGTGA
- a CDS encoding DUF58 domain-containing protein produces the protein MTLTQTRTTIPEEARREGLLAVVIGRAVVAGRRAGAALARAGRLVQGVVTPIGWSVIVVAVLALAGGYTWGWLELIALGWGLVALVAAASVWLIGRGAGTIQLVLPSPRVVVGEPAEARLIAANPGRRRFGGVQLELPVGRRIVERVLPGLPRGGVFDEQFTIPTERRGVVPVGPARTVRADPIGLMRREFVWSETAELHVHPRTVPINALSTGFIRDLEGTPTRDLTASDIAFHALREYVPGDDRRFIHWRSSAKTGTFMVRQFEETRRSRLMVLLDLDPGAYVDEAEFELAVSAAASVGARAIRDARTVSFVVSGRQPGAGARRSAMRELPTVSRDRLLDALCLVETTPDAVMLPDVARAASETLAGVSLAFIVTGTARGVAPLRAAATRLPPGVESIAVQCSPEGEAHARTIAGLTVFGIGYLEDLRAMLARSASIS, from the coding sequence GTGACACTCACCCAGACCCGAACGACGATCCCCGAGGAAGCCAGACGAGAGGGCCTGCTCGCGGTCGTGATCGGGCGCGCCGTCGTGGCCGGCCGTCGTGCCGGTGCGGCGCTCGCCCGCGCCGGCCGACTGGTGCAGGGAGTCGTGACCCCGATCGGCTGGTCGGTCATCGTCGTCGCGGTGCTCGCGCTCGCCGGCGGCTACACCTGGGGATGGCTCGAGCTCATCGCGCTCGGGTGGGGCCTCGTCGCGCTCGTGGCCGCGGCATCCGTCTGGCTGATCGGCCGCGGAGCCGGCACCATCCAACTCGTGCTCCCATCGCCGCGAGTGGTCGTCGGCGAGCCGGCCGAGGCGCGACTGATCGCCGCCAATCCCGGTCGTCGTCGGTTCGGCGGCGTTCAGCTCGAGCTTCCTGTCGGTCGCCGCATCGTCGAACGGGTCCTTCCCGGGCTGCCGCGAGGCGGGGTCTTCGATGAGCAGTTCACGATTCCCACGGAGCGGCGGGGGGTCGTGCCGGTCGGTCCGGCGCGTACCGTGCGGGCCGACCCGATCGGCCTCATGCGGCGCGAGTTCGTCTGGTCCGAGACGGCCGAACTGCACGTGCATCCGCGCACCGTGCCGATCAACGCGCTCAGCACCGGGTTCATCCGCGATCTCGAGGGCACGCCGACGCGCGACCTCACGGCCAGCGACATCGCCTTCCACGCGCTGCGCGAGTACGTGCCCGGTGACGACCGCCGCTTCATCCACTGGCGCAGCTCGGCCAAGACCGGCACCTTCATGGTGCGTCAGTTCGAGGAGACCCGGCGCAGTCGCCTCATGGTGCTGCTCGATCTGGACCCGGGGGCCTACGTCGACGAAGCCGAGTTCGAGCTCGCCGTCAGCGCCGCGGCATCCGTCGGGGCGCGGGCGATCCGCGACGCCCGCACCGTGTCGTTCGTTGTCTCGGGCAGGCAGCCCGGCGCCGGCGCACGACGCAGCGCCATGCGCGAGCTGCCGACCGTCTCCCGCGACCGGCTCCTCGACGCGCTGTGCCTCGTCGAGACGACCCCCGACGCGGTGATGCTCCCCGACGTGGCCCGTGCCGCGAGCGAGACGCTCGCCGGTGTCTCCCTCGCGTTCATCGTCACCGGCACCGCGCGCGGCGTCGCACCGCTGCGAGCCGCGGCGACCCGGCTGCCGCCGGGGGTCGAGAGCATCGCGGTGCAGTGCTCGCCCGAGGGCGAGGCGCACGCGCGCACGATCGCGGGCCTGACCGTCTTCGGCATCGGCTACCTCGAGGACCTGCGCGCGATGCTCGCGAGATCGGCGTCGATCTCATGA
- a CDS encoding transglutaminase family protein, which produces MTARVPAGARRFGPTLVTGVLVVAMLAAAMLPWWPVYESPAFLVAAAVAIAAGVAIGVIGARFRLPSWIIVLSVFGAYLVLGVPAAVPGAAIGGILPTPSGIVELLAGAALSWKQLVTISVPVGSYQALLVPPFLLGLVTATAAISIALRSRRPAAAALPPAVLLIAGIALGVVHSALAVEAGIAFLITAVAWLVRVAIADRRAITSGRRVEAALTDARRVLGASALVAIAVVGATAASVALPVPPRNVVRAELQPPFEPRQHDSPLAGFRAAFDEDVADDVMLDVRGLPEGAGLRMAALDSYDGIVYTVGGADTASASGRFTRVPYRLDQSGVSGDTEPAAIEVEVEGYADVWVPGVGRLERMTFGGPRAELLTESFFYNEVTSTGAVQRPLQSGDRYAATSVVPVAPEELAELSPGSSVLPAAPEMPEKLAQLLDEWAPSSGEPGVRLQALIEGFHANGYVSHGLGEVTSRSGHSLDRLHDLATERPMVGDGEQYAVAAALMARRIGFPARVVVGYLPGGAEEAAAIAGATEPGESDVESDPVPDGVTRFVSGDKQAWIEVQRADGAWITVDPNPEPRPIPAREPDQPTIVSRPQSALPPPAERTPVDDLANEPETPPDEPDDRADAWVQTLLAVLGVSGIVLGVLAVIASPFLAIIVAKMRRRRLRRQAPSAVERIEGGWQEFADSAADYGYPIRPMSTRAEQAATVGGLAPLVLASVVDRAVFAPDGPAEGDDLLVWDSVDELQERLGAPRSLRERLRAAVSLTSLGGYAVTRRGGRS; this is translated from the coding sequence ATGACCGCCCGCGTTCCCGCCGGCGCCCGCAGGTTCGGGCCCACCCTCGTCACCGGGGTGCTCGTCGTCGCCATGCTGGCCGCGGCGATGCTGCCGTGGTGGCCCGTCTACGAGAGTCCCGCCTTCCTCGTCGCTGCGGCGGTCGCCATCGCGGCCGGAGTCGCGATCGGCGTCATCGGGGCCCGATTCCGCCTGCCGTCGTGGATCATCGTGCTCTCCGTGTTCGGCGCGTACCTCGTGCTCGGCGTGCCGGCCGCCGTGCCCGGTGCCGCGATCGGCGGCATCCTGCCGACTCCGTCCGGGATCGTCGAACTCCTGGCCGGCGCAGCTCTCTCCTGGAAGCAGCTCGTCACGATCTCGGTCCCCGTCGGGTCCTATCAGGCGCTGCTCGTGCCGCCGTTCCTGCTGGGCCTCGTCACCGCCACCGCCGCGATCTCGATCGCCCTGCGAAGCAGAAGACCGGCTGCCGCCGCGCTGCCGCCCGCCGTGCTCCTCATCGCGGGCATCGCCCTCGGGGTCGTGCACTCGGCGCTCGCCGTGGAGGCCGGCATCGCGTTCCTGATCACCGCCGTCGCCTGGCTCGTTCGAGTCGCCATCGCCGACCGGCGTGCGATCACGAGCGGGCGGCGGGTCGAGGCGGCGTTGACCGATGCGCGTCGCGTGCTGGGCGCGTCCGCGCTCGTGGCCATCGCGGTCGTCGGTGCGACCGCGGCATCCGTGGCCCTGCCGGTGCCGCCCCGCAACGTCGTGCGGGCCGAGTTGCAGCCGCCGTTCGAGCCGAGGCAGCACGACAGCCCGCTCGCCGGTTTCCGTGCCGCATTCGACGAGGATGTCGCGGACGACGTGATGCTCGACGTCCGTGGGCTCCCCGAGGGCGCGGGCCTGCGCATGGCTGCCCTCGATTCGTACGACGGCATCGTGTACACGGTCGGCGGCGCCGACACCGCTTCGGCGTCTGGACGCTTCACACGGGTGCCCTACCGGCTCGACCAGTCGGGCGTGAGCGGCGACACCGAGCCGGCCGCGATCGAGGTGGAGGTCGAGGGCTACGCCGATGTGTGGGTGCCCGGGGTGGGGCGCCTCGAACGCATGACGTTCGGCGGACCGCGCGCCGAGCTGCTCACCGAGTCGTTCTTCTACAACGAGGTGACGAGCACGGGCGCGGTGCAGCGCCCGCTGCAGTCCGGCGATCGGTACGCCGCGACCTCGGTGGTGCCGGTCGCCCCCGAAGAGCTCGCCGAGCTGAGCCCCGGCAGCAGCGTGCTCCCGGCGGCGCCGGAGATGCCAGAGAAGCTCGCGCAACTGCTCGATGAGTGGGCGCCCTCGTCCGGCGAGCCCGGCGTGCGGCTGCAGGCGCTCATCGAGGGATTCCACGCGAACGGCTACGTGAGCCACGGTCTCGGCGAGGTGACGAGCCGATCGGGGCACTCGCTCGATCGACTCCACGATCTCGCGACCGAACGGCCGATGGTGGGAGACGGAGAGCAGTACGCGGTCGCCGCCGCACTCATGGCGCGTCGCATCGGATTCCCGGCGCGGGTCGTCGTCGGCTATCTGCCCGGCGGAGCCGAAGAAGCCGCCGCGATCGCCGGCGCGACGGAACCGGGCGAATCGGATGTCGAGAGCGACCCGGTGCCCGACGGCGTCACCCGGTTCGTGAGCGGCGACAAGCAGGCGTGGATCGAGGTGCAGCGCGCCGACGGCGCCTGGATCACCGTCGACCCGAACCCCGAGCCGCGCCCGATCCCGGCTCGCGAACCCGATCAGCCGACGATCGTGTCGAGGCCGCAGTCCGCGCTGCCCCCGCCGGCCGAGCGCACGCCCGTCGACGACCTGGCGAACGAACCCGAGACGCCTCCCGACGAGCCCGACGACCGTGCAGATGCCTGGGTGCAGACCCTGCTCGCGGTGCTCGGAGTTTCGGGCATCGTGCTCGGCGTGCTCGCGGTCATCGCGAGCCCGTTCCTCGCGATCATCGTCGCGAAGATGCGGCGGCGGAGGCTTCGTCGGCAGGCGCCGAGCGCGGTCGAGCGCATCGAGGGCGGCTGGCAGGAGTTCGCCGACTCGGCGGCCGACTACGGGTATCCGATCCGGCCGATGTCGACGCGAGCCGAACAGGCGGCGACGGTCGGCGGTCTCGCGCCGCTCGTGCTCGCCTCGGTCGTCGACCGTGCCGTGTTCGCGCCGGACGGACCTGCAGAGGGCGACGACCTCCTGGTCTGGGACTCGGTCGACGAGCTGCAGGAGCGGCTCGGTGCGCCGCGGTCGTTGCGCGAGCGGTTGCGGGCGGCGGTCTCGCTCACCTCGCTCGGAGGGTACGCTGTGACGCGGAGAGGAGGGCGTTCGTGA
- a CDS encoding zinc-ribbon domain-containing protein gives MTCRICGAELPEGAMFCGECGSSTSATPESRRRPDPRPGDTTVIERPARRNSGVISIPVDGFRAAVAIGSVDDSGGELLAPAAPALREPLHTAPVAARFVLTFSTGETRTVFGSGLIGRRPLPQPGEVFDHLVQIADRSLSVSKTHVEFGEHDGTLWVADRFSGNGTIVRRPDDGAMRCEPGRRYLVPRGSRVELAEQFFVVS, from the coding sequence GTGACGTGTCGGATCTGCGGCGCCGAGCTGCCCGAGGGGGCCATGTTCTGCGGCGAATGCGGCAGCTCGACGAGTGCGACGCCCGAATCCCGCCGACGGCCCGACCCTCGGCCCGGCGATACGACGGTGATCGAACGGCCTGCACGGCGCAACAGCGGGGTGATCTCGATCCCGGTCGACGGCTTCCGCGCGGCGGTCGCGATCGGTTCGGTCGACGATTCGGGCGGCGAGCTCCTCGCCCCTGCGGCGCCGGCGTTGCGCGAACCGCTGCACACGGCCCCCGTCGCGGCACGCTTCGTGTTGACCTTCAGCACCGGCGAGACGCGCACCGTCTTCGGCTCTGGCCTGATCGGTCGTCGTCCGCTGCCGCAACCGGGTGAAGTGTTCGACCATCTCGTGCAGATCGCCGACCGCTCGCTGTCGGTGTCGAAGACCCACGTCGAGTTCGGGGAGCACGACGGCACACTCTGGGTCGCCGACCGGTTCTCGGGCAACGGCACGATCGTGCGGCGACCCGACGACGGGGCGATGCGCTGCGAGCCCGGTCGGCGCTACCTCGTGCCGCGGGGGAGCCGGGTCGAGCTGGCCGAGCAGTTCTTCGTCGTCTCCTGA
- a CDS encoding FtsK/SpoIIIE domain-containing protein, with the protein MDRFDIAPVSLDTPLALPPATADPARAGFPLIASLAPVVGALALWAITGSPFALVFAVLGPIVAIGSMLDARRSARRLRRRASAERRRLLDELVAEIGRRHDLERAAAWQRSPSSRRLLDRPEHPAWREAAPPTLVLGRGAAASALRVDGAPVDAGDREVLLAAARLDDAPMSVDAGAGVGFVGELHLARAAARASVVQFAHQAHPQRFAIEVAEGTEGAHWEWLHALPHRGGRTRAGLVVVEPTDGRHRPLEPTTLAPQGERRPAMVVAVARTASQLPPGLGTIVTMRAPDAAVVRRHQGTAEMQLAPSLLGIAEAAGWAHSLAAVAERAGLGDRSNELPRRLELGELQGRPDAVHDRSSLAVTVGQVAGGALELDLARRGPHALVAGTTGSGKSEFLLAWIVALSAAHPPARVSFLLVDFKGGAAFEPVRGLPHVTGIVTDLDDSEAERAVLSLRAELTHRETVLARAGARDIAGLDDGVDLARLVIVVDEFQAMIERFPDLGAVIGDIAARGRSLGVHLVLASQRPNGVVREQVTANCPIRVSLRVLQRSDSEAVVGTASASEIPSDLPGRGVVDPGDGCPVLFHSAIATPAAIAEVGERAAGFPRARRTWLDPLPGRIAPDAVHGLLGAPRPAAAPGHRMIEQEADGAGIGFGVVDEPERQRRSLARWAPRRDGGLLVLGMPGSGRSTALAAIERASIERAAIGSGGAARVVAEPRQAGDSASGALGLAGPSSAVWDRLVAAQAAVRGGAAPPALVVLDDLDTRFRAWPEEYRHAAFAMVESLVREGRGRGVAVVASAADLHALGGGLREAFGARLLLRHATRSDLVQSGGRGELWRAVDGAGTGQWHGRRVQVIEATPVAEPAAPAVPPLRLRPELPYAVVAAAPRAAAAVITEVGRTAILLVAGGESAVRAAVAAHPLDASPPVIVGDSEAWAASWSLTAALREEAGLIVHGGAGEYRALVRSRELPPLLDDGAGQCWLLEPGRGVRRAIWPNQRNH; encoded by the coding sequence GTGGACCGATTCGACATCGCACCCGTCTCACTGGACACTCCGCTCGCGCTGCCGCCGGCGACGGCCGATCCCGCCCGTGCAGGCTTCCCACTCATCGCATCGCTCGCGCCCGTCGTCGGCGCGCTCGCACTGTGGGCGATCACGGGTTCGCCGTTCGCACTCGTGTTCGCGGTGCTCGGACCGATCGTGGCGATCGGCTCGATGCTCGACGCGCGTCGTTCGGCGCGACGTCTGCGACGACGGGCGTCGGCCGAACGGCGACGACTGCTCGACGAGCTCGTTGCCGAGATCGGGCGGCGACACGACCTCGAGCGGGCGGCGGCATGGCAGCGTTCGCCGTCGTCGCGGCGACTGCTCGATCGGCCGGAGCATCCGGCGTGGCGCGAGGCGGCCCCTCCGACGCTCGTGCTCGGCCGAGGTGCCGCTGCGAGCGCGTTGCGGGTCGACGGTGCACCGGTCGACGCCGGCGACCGCGAGGTGCTGCTCGCGGCGGCCAGGCTCGACGATGCGCCGATGTCCGTCGACGCCGGTGCCGGGGTCGGGTTCGTGGGCGAACTCCACCTCGCTCGGGCCGCCGCTCGGGCGAGTGTCGTGCAGTTCGCGCATCAGGCGCATCCGCAACGGTTCGCGATCGAGGTCGCGGAGGGCACCGAGGGCGCCCACTGGGAGTGGCTGCACGCGCTGCCGCATCGCGGGGGCCGCACGCGCGCCGGTCTGGTCGTCGTCGAACCCACCGACGGGAGGCATCGGCCGCTCGAGCCCACGACGCTCGCTCCGCAGGGTGAGCGCCGGCCCGCCATGGTCGTCGCGGTCGCGCGTACCGCGTCGCAACTGCCGCCCGGTCTCGGCACGATCGTGACGATGCGGGCGCCCGATGCGGCGGTCGTGCGGCGCCATCAGGGCACCGCCGAGATGCAGCTCGCCCCCTCGCTCCTCGGCATCGCGGAGGCCGCCGGGTGGGCGCACTCGCTCGCGGCCGTCGCCGAGCGGGCGGGGCTCGGCGACCGCTCGAACGAGCTTCCGCGACGGCTGGAGCTCGGCGAACTGCAGGGTCGGCCCGATGCGGTGCACGACCGATCGAGCCTCGCCGTGACCGTCGGACAGGTTGCGGGCGGCGCCCTCGAACTCGACCTCGCACGGCGCGGCCCGCACGCGCTCGTCGCCGGAACGACCGGCAGCGGCAAGAGCGAGTTCCTGCTCGCATGGATCGTCGCCCTCTCGGCCGCCCACCCGCCCGCCCGGGTCTCGTTCCTCCTCGTCGACTTCAAGGGCGGGGCGGCGTTCGAGCCGGTACGGGGCCTGCCGCACGTCACCGGCATCGTGACCGACCTCGACGACTCCGAGGCGGAGCGCGCCGTGCTCAGCCTGCGCGCCGAGCTCACGCATCGCGAGACGGTGCTCGCTCGGGCGGGCGCGCGGGACATCGCCGGACTCGACGACGGCGTCGACCTGGCGCGACTCGTGATCGTCGTCGACGAGTTCCAGGCGATGATCGAGCGCTTCCCCGACCTCGGGGCCGTCATCGGCGACATCGCCGCACGCGGCCGTTCGCTCGGGGTGCACCTCGTGCTGGCCTCGCAGCGGCCGAACGGCGTCGTGCGCGAGCAGGTCACCGCCAACTGTCCGATCCGGGTGTCGTTGCGCGTGCTGCAGCGATCCGACAGCGAGGCGGTGGTCGGCACGGCATCGGCGTCGGAGATCCCGTCGGATCTGCCCGGGCGAGGCGTCGTCGACCCGGGCGACGGATGCCCCGTGCTCTTCCATTCGGCCATCGCGACGCCGGCCGCGATCGCCGAGGTCGGCGAGCGCGCGGCCGGGTTCCCCCGGGCCCGCCGTACGTGGCTCGATCCGCTGCCGGGCCGAATCGCACCCGATGCCGTGCACGGGCTCCTCGGTGCGCCGCGGCCGGCCGCGGCGCCCGGGCATCGCATGATCGAGCAGGAAGCCGACGGCGCGGGCATCGGCTTCGGCGTCGTCGACGAGCCCGAGCGGCAGCGTCGCAGCCTCGCGCGGTGGGCGCCGCGACGTGACGGCGGCCTCCTCGTGCTCGGCATGCCCGGCAGCGGGCGCAGCACGGCTCTGGCCGCGATCGAACGGGCATCGATCGAACGCGCCGCGATCGGGTCGGGCGGGGCCGCACGCGTCGTGGCCGAGCCGAGGCAGGCGGGCGACAGCGCCTCGGGCGCACTCGGGCTCGCGGGACCGTCGAGTGCCGTCTGGGATCGACTCGTCGCGGCACAGGCGGCCGTTCGCGGCGGCGCGGCACCCCCTGCCCTCGTCGTGCTCGACGACCTCGACACCCGGTTCCGTGCCTGGCCCGAGGAGTACCGGCACGCGGCGTTCGCCATGGTGGAGTCCCTGGTCAGGGAGGGCCGGGGCCGGGGTGTCGCGGTCGTGGCGTCGGCGGCCGACCTGCACGCTCTCGGCGGCGGCCTGCGCGAGGCATTCGGAGCACGGCTCCTGCTCCGCCACGCGACCCGCTCCGATCTCGTGCAATCCGGTGGTCGCGGCGAGCTCTGGCGCGCGGTCGATGGTGCCGGCACGGGCCAGTGGCACGGGCGCCGGGTGCAGGTGATCGAGGCGACGCCGGTCGCGGAACCGGCCGCTCCCGCGGTTCCGCCCCTCCGACTGCGGCCCGAACTCCCGTATGCCGTGGTCGCTGCGGCACCCCGAGCGGCCGCGGCGGTGATCACCGAGGTCGGGCGCACCGCGATCCTCCTCGTCGCGGGCGGCGAGTCCGCCGTCAGGGCCGCCGTCGCCGCGCACCCGCTCGATGCGTCACCGCCGGTGATCGTGGGCGATTCCGAGGCATGGGCGGCGAGCTGGTCGCTGACGGCCGCACTTCGCGAGGAGGCAGGGCTCATCGTGCACGGCGGTGCGGGGGAATACCGGGCGCTCGTGCGGTCGCGGGAGCTGCCGCCGCTGCTCGACGACGGAGCGGGGCAGTGCTGGCTCCTCGAACCGGGGCGGGGTGTGCGGCGCGCGATCTGGCCGAACCAGCGCAACCACTGA